In one Takifugu flavidus isolate HTHZ2018 chromosome 9, ASM371156v2, whole genome shotgun sequence genomic region, the following are encoded:
- the inppl1b gene encoding inositol polyphosphate phosphatase-like 1b isoform X2 — translation MATAAWYHRDISRVHAEELLARAGKDGSYLVRDSESVPGAYALCLLFQRHVHTYRVLPDADGLLAVQTTQGVQVNCFRTLEDLVFGYQHPHKGLVSPLLYGVPRDTDIGDESSDDEKPPPAPSSGNMASVPAAPAKPPAHTLFLDGFQELNTCSSSNEVVALLKDYVVNTLPLDIENVHKGAATLHHLRSTLGAACQGLHGEIDLTLSSLETLAKVFDHPSCSLTHNKGQGPEMEMDSFLCKISALVSLLSSLEKRVLKALQDAVANHNLAVQQNAPPPEPTPPNTAPTKTPARLSPVKMLRYGRQTASVDVDAGVLLFDRKAGSFGVERISHERILQIVKLQSKIRMVIDSHHNTPREMTFESARKRDAFCHLLQLMKMRHSQQSEPDVISVFVGTWNMGGSPPPRALQTWMTCCGLGHTPDEATALLPHDIYAVGTQENPQGEKEWTEHIKATLRSYTRIEFKQVAVQSLWNMRLAVFVKPEHEARISHVHTACVRTGLGNTLGNKGAVGVSFLFNGTSFGFVNCRLSSGSEKILRRNQNFLDILRLLCLGEKNSTFDISLRFTHLFWCGDLNYRLNLDVQDILKHVSKRAFDELMCADQLTRERHKRKAFLNFNEEKITFPPTYRYERGSRDCYLWQKYKTSGVRVNVPSWCDRILWKSYPETHITCTAYGCTDDIFTSDHSPVFATFDVGVVSPFRAKTDVNRSVERAWIELEGIEAIVKTASKAKFFIEFHSSCLEETRRSSENDSQGCDIPKFLKLGWSFKQLPKLLPIMSDLEYLQDQHLLLSVKSCDGFESYGECCVALRSLMGASEQFDAFLCHRGEEMGSIRGRVRLHVPKDRRAVREKVYELFCSEKDRGRGHISPTSTRLPMNRASPAPPKLPPSNYTNPAYFIVEGVSVGRRADDAPPVQRKHPQVVWSGKEALQLPKISGHHGRVCRRSDFTEIEIPDVSIQSPPTNDLHSPHANSSYQLFPTQSPSPTPPPARYRERTSQPRDQPKDRKAAQDSMLPEKNRKNLYINHSAIIRDETGRDQHEPAERPNALPTAKAPLPFPYAPTQVAQRQEFVPWVVGQKPPGPTGDNSLTALQIAKSLSEVDFFPAELRGPSTPSQRSGYGNGPSVQGGRGYSWEKEWFP, via the exons ATGGCTACGGCTGCGTGGTATCATCGCGACATCAGCCGCGTCCATGCGGAGGAGCTGTTAGCGCGGGCAGGGAAAGATGGCAGCTACCTGGTGAGAGACAGTGAGTCGGTGCCTGGAGCCTATGCACTCTGCCTATT GTTTCAACGTCACGTTCACACCTATCGAGTTCTTCCCGATGCAGACGGCCTTCTGGCGGTTCAG ACAACACAGGGCGTGCAGGTGAACTGTTTCCGCACACTAGAGGACTTGGTTTTCGGATACCAGCATCCCCATAAAGGGTTGGTCAGCCCGTTGCTCTATGGTGTTCCCCGGGATACAGACATCGGGGATGAGAGCTCAG ATGATGAGAAaccacctcctgctccctcctcagGCAACATGGCCTCagtcccagcagcaccagcaaaaCCACCTGCACATACCCTTTTTCTGGACGGGTTTCAAGAGCTGAACACATGCAG CTCCAGTAATGAGGTGGTCGCCCTTCTGAAAGATTATGTCGTCAATACACTGCCTCTTGACATTGAGAACGTGCATAAAGGCGCAGCGACATTGCACCACCTCAGAAGCACTCTGGGCGCTGCCTGCCAAGGCCTGCATGG TGAGATCGACCTGACGCTGTCAAGCCTGGAAACCCTGGCCAAGGTCTTTGACCACCCGAGCTGCTCTTTAACACACAACAAAGGACAG GGTCCAGAGATGGAAATGGACAGCTTCTTGTGTAAGATTTCAGCTTTGGTCAGCCTCCTTTCATCACTGGAGAAAAGG GTACTGAAGGCCTTACAAGATGCGGTGGCCAATCACAACCTGGCAGTGCAGCAGaacgccccccctcctgaaccGACACCCCCAAATACAGCCCCCACAAAGACCCCTGCCAGACTGTCACCG GTGAAGATGCTGAGGTACGGCAGACAGACCGCCTCTGTGGACGTGGACGCGGGCGTGCTGCTTTTTGACAGGAAGGCCGGGTCTTTTGGGGTGGAGAGGATCTCGCATGAGAGGA TCCTTCAGATTGTCAAGCTCCAAAGCAAGATACGCATGGTCATCGACAGCCATCACAACACGCCACGGGAGATGACGTTCGAGAGCGCACGG AAACGTGACGCCTTctgtcacctcctccagctgatgaaAATGAGACACTCCCAGCAGAGCGAGCCTGATGTgatctctgtgtttgttggcACCTGGAACATGG GGGGATCACCCCCTCCACGGGCGCTGCAGACCTGGATGACGTGCTGTGGTTTGGGACACACTCCTGATGAGGCCACTGCTCTGCTCCCACATGACATCTATGCTGTAGGGACGCAGGAGAACCCTCAAGGGGAGAAGGAGTGGACCGAGCACATCAAGGCCACCCTCCGCAGCTATACGCGAATTGAATTTAAACAA GTGGCAGTGCAGTCCCTCTGGAATATGCGCCTGGCGGTGTTTGTGAAGCCCGAACATGAGGCCCGCATCAGTCATGTGCACACAGCCTGTGTGAGGACGGGCCTCGGGAATACTTTGG GAAACAAGGGAGCTGTCGGTGTCTCCTTTCTCTTCAACGGAACCTCTTTTGGATTTGTTAACTGCCGCCTGTCCTCTGGAAGTGAGAAAATCTTgag GAGGAATCAGAACTTTTTGGACATCCTCCGACTGCTCTGCCTGGGTGAGAAAAACAGCACCTTTGACATCAGCCTGCGCTTCACCCACCTCTTTTGGTGTGGAGATCTCAACTACAGACTCAATTTGGACGTACAG GACATCTTGAAACATGTTTCGAAGAGAGCTTTTGATGAGCTCATGTGTGCAGATCAGCTGACCCGTGAGCGACACAAGAGGAAGGCCTTCCTCAATTTCA ACGAAGAGAAGATCACTTTCCCACCCACCTACCGGTATGAGCGGGGGTCTAGGGACTGCTATCTGTGGCAGAAATACAAGACTTCTGGA GTGCGAGTGAACGTTCCATCGTGGTGTGATAGGATTTTGTGGAAGTCCTACCCAGAGACACACATCACCTGCACGGCGTACG GTTGCACTGACGACATCTTCACAAGTGACCATTCGCCCGTCTTTGCCACGTTTGACGTCGGAGTGGTGTCACCGTTCCGCGCCAAAACAG ATGTGAATCGAAGCGTAGAGAGGGCCTGGATCGAACTTGAAGGAATCGAAGCCATTGTGAAGACAGCAAGCAAGGCAAAATTCTTCATTGAATTCCATTCATCTTGTCTGGAAG AGACGCGGCGCTCGAGTGAGAATGACTCGCAGGGCTGCGACATCCCCAAGTTCCTCAAACTGGGATGGTCCTTCAAACAGCTGCCAAAG CTCCTGCCTATCATGTCTGACCTCGAGTATCTTCAGGACCAGCATCTACTGCTGTCCGTCAAGTCCTGCGATGGCTTTGAGTCCTACG GCGAATGCTGCGTGGCGCTGCGGTCTTTAATGGGTGCGTCGGAGCAGTTTGACGCATTTCTGtgccacagaggagaggagatgggttCCATCAGAGGACGGGTCAGGCTCCACGTGCCCAAGGACAGACGCGCAGTGAGGGAAAAGGTCTACG aaTTGTTCTGTTCTGAGAAAGATCGTGGGAGGGGCCACATTTCTCCCACTTCCACCAGGCTGCCAATGAACAG GGCCTCGCCAGCTCCCCCCAAGCTACCTCCCAGCAACTACACCAATCCCGCCTACTTCATCGTGGAAGGGGTTTCAGTGGGGCGCAGGGCGGACGATGCTCCTCCCGTTCAACGCAAACACCCTCAGGTGGTCTGGTCTGGAAAAGAGGCCCTCCAGCTCCCAAAAATCTCAGGACACCACGGACGAGTCTGTCGGAGGTCGGACTTCACGGAGATCGAGATCCCAGACGTTTCGATCCAGTCTCCTCCGACCAATGACCTTCATTCCCCCCACGCCAACTCCTCCTATCAGCTTTTCCCAACCCAGTCCCCATCCCCCACACCTCCGCCAGCGCGGTATCGTGAGCGAACCTCACAGCCCAGAGACCAACCTAAAGATAGAAAAGCCGCCCAAGACTCCATGCTGCCggagaagaacaggaagaactTGTACATCAACCACTCGGCAATCATCAGAGATGAAACCGGGCGGGACCAGCATGAGCCTGCAGAAAGGCCCAACGCTCTTCCCACAGCAAAGGCGCCTTTGCCTTTCCCCTACGCTCCCACGCAGGTGGCACAACGTCAGGAGTTTGTTCCCTGGGTGGTGGGACAGAAACCTCCTGGGCCTACGGGAGACAACTCTCTCACCGCTCTGCAAATCGCCAAGTCCCTCAGCGAGGTTGACTTCTTCCCTGCAGAGCTGAGAGGCCCGTCCACCCCCAGCCAGAGGTCGGGTTACGGAAACGGCCCCTCtgtgcagggaggaagaggctACAGCTGGGAGAAAGAG TGGTTTCCCTGA
- the inppl1b gene encoding inositol polyphosphate phosphatase-like 1b isoform X1: MATAAWYHRDISRVHAEELLARAGKDGSYLVRDSESVPGAYALCLLFQRHVHTYRVLPDADGLLAVQTTQGVQVNCFRTLEDLVFGYQHPHKGLVSPLLYGVPRDTDIGDESSDDEKPPPAPSSGNMASVPAAPAKPPAHTLFLDGFQELNTCSSSNEVVALLKDYVVNTLPLDIENVHKGAATLHHLRSTLGAACQGLHGEIDLTLSSLETLAKVFDHPSCSLTHNKGQGPEMEMDSFLCKISALVSLLSSLEKRVLKALQDAVANHNLAVQQNAPPPEPTPPNTAPTKTPARLSPVNSFQVKMLRYGRQTASVDVDAGVLLFDRKAGSFGVERISHERILQIVKLQSKIRMVIDSHHNTPREMTFESARKRDAFCHLLQLMKMRHSQQSEPDVISVFVGTWNMGGSPPPRALQTWMTCCGLGHTPDEATALLPHDIYAVGTQENPQGEKEWTEHIKATLRSYTRIEFKQVAVQSLWNMRLAVFVKPEHEARISHVHTACVRTGLGNTLGNKGAVGVSFLFNGTSFGFVNCRLSSGSEKILRRNQNFLDILRLLCLGEKNSTFDISLRFTHLFWCGDLNYRLNLDVQDILKHVSKRAFDELMCADQLTRERHKRKAFLNFNEEKITFPPTYRYERGSRDCYLWQKYKTSGVRVNVPSWCDRILWKSYPETHITCTAYGCTDDIFTSDHSPVFATFDVGVVSPFRAKTDVNRSVERAWIELEGIEAIVKTASKAKFFIEFHSSCLEETRRSSENDSQGCDIPKFLKLGWSFKQLPKLLPIMSDLEYLQDQHLLLSVKSCDGFESYGECCVALRSLMGASEQFDAFLCHRGEEMGSIRGRVRLHVPKDRRAVREKVYELFCSEKDRGRGHISPTSTRLPMNRASPAPPKLPPSNYTNPAYFIVEGVSVGRRADDAPPVQRKHPQVVWSGKEALQLPKISGHHGRVCRRSDFTEIEIPDVSIQSPPTNDLHSPHANSSYQLFPTQSPSPTPPPARYRERTSQPRDQPKDRKAAQDSMLPEKNRKNLYINHSAIIRDETGRDQHEPAERPNALPTAKAPLPFPYAPTQVAQRQEFVPWVVGQKPPGPTGDNSLTALQIAKSLSEVDFFPAELRGPSTPSQRSGYGNGPSVQGGRGYSWEKEWFP; the protein is encoded by the exons ATGGCTACGGCTGCGTGGTATCATCGCGACATCAGCCGCGTCCATGCGGAGGAGCTGTTAGCGCGGGCAGGGAAAGATGGCAGCTACCTGGTGAGAGACAGTGAGTCGGTGCCTGGAGCCTATGCACTCTGCCTATT GTTTCAACGTCACGTTCACACCTATCGAGTTCTTCCCGATGCAGACGGCCTTCTGGCGGTTCAG ACAACACAGGGCGTGCAGGTGAACTGTTTCCGCACACTAGAGGACTTGGTTTTCGGATACCAGCATCCCCATAAAGGGTTGGTCAGCCCGTTGCTCTATGGTGTTCCCCGGGATACAGACATCGGGGATGAGAGCTCAG ATGATGAGAAaccacctcctgctccctcctcagGCAACATGGCCTCagtcccagcagcaccagcaaaaCCACCTGCACATACCCTTTTTCTGGACGGGTTTCAAGAGCTGAACACATGCAG CTCCAGTAATGAGGTGGTCGCCCTTCTGAAAGATTATGTCGTCAATACACTGCCTCTTGACATTGAGAACGTGCATAAAGGCGCAGCGACATTGCACCACCTCAGAAGCACTCTGGGCGCTGCCTGCCAAGGCCTGCATGG TGAGATCGACCTGACGCTGTCAAGCCTGGAAACCCTGGCCAAGGTCTTTGACCACCCGAGCTGCTCTTTAACACACAACAAAGGACAG GGTCCAGAGATGGAAATGGACAGCTTCTTGTGTAAGATTTCAGCTTTGGTCAGCCTCCTTTCATCACTGGAGAAAAGG GTACTGAAGGCCTTACAAGATGCGGTGGCCAATCACAACCTGGCAGTGCAGCAGaacgccccccctcctgaaccGACACCCCCAAATACAGCCCCCACAAAGACCCCTGCCAGACTGTCACCGGTAAATTCCTTTCAG GTGAAGATGCTGAGGTACGGCAGACAGACCGCCTCTGTGGACGTGGACGCGGGCGTGCTGCTTTTTGACAGGAAGGCCGGGTCTTTTGGGGTGGAGAGGATCTCGCATGAGAGGA TCCTTCAGATTGTCAAGCTCCAAAGCAAGATACGCATGGTCATCGACAGCCATCACAACACGCCACGGGAGATGACGTTCGAGAGCGCACGG AAACGTGACGCCTTctgtcacctcctccagctgatgaaAATGAGACACTCCCAGCAGAGCGAGCCTGATGTgatctctgtgtttgttggcACCTGGAACATGG GGGGATCACCCCCTCCACGGGCGCTGCAGACCTGGATGACGTGCTGTGGTTTGGGACACACTCCTGATGAGGCCACTGCTCTGCTCCCACATGACATCTATGCTGTAGGGACGCAGGAGAACCCTCAAGGGGAGAAGGAGTGGACCGAGCACATCAAGGCCACCCTCCGCAGCTATACGCGAATTGAATTTAAACAA GTGGCAGTGCAGTCCCTCTGGAATATGCGCCTGGCGGTGTTTGTGAAGCCCGAACATGAGGCCCGCATCAGTCATGTGCACACAGCCTGTGTGAGGACGGGCCTCGGGAATACTTTGG GAAACAAGGGAGCTGTCGGTGTCTCCTTTCTCTTCAACGGAACCTCTTTTGGATTTGTTAACTGCCGCCTGTCCTCTGGAAGTGAGAAAATCTTgag GAGGAATCAGAACTTTTTGGACATCCTCCGACTGCTCTGCCTGGGTGAGAAAAACAGCACCTTTGACATCAGCCTGCGCTTCACCCACCTCTTTTGGTGTGGAGATCTCAACTACAGACTCAATTTGGACGTACAG GACATCTTGAAACATGTTTCGAAGAGAGCTTTTGATGAGCTCATGTGTGCAGATCAGCTGACCCGTGAGCGACACAAGAGGAAGGCCTTCCTCAATTTCA ACGAAGAGAAGATCACTTTCCCACCCACCTACCGGTATGAGCGGGGGTCTAGGGACTGCTATCTGTGGCAGAAATACAAGACTTCTGGA GTGCGAGTGAACGTTCCATCGTGGTGTGATAGGATTTTGTGGAAGTCCTACCCAGAGACACACATCACCTGCACGGCGTACG GTTGCACTGACGACATCTTCACAAGTGACCATTCGCCCGTCTTTGCCACGTTTGACGTCGGAGTGGTGTCACCGTTCCGCGCCAAAACAG ATGTGAATCGAAGCGTAGAGAGGGCCTGGATCGAACTTGAAGGAATCGAAGCCATTGTGAAGACAGCAAGCAAGGCAAAATTCTTCATTGAATTCCATTCATCTTGTCTGGAAG AGACGCGGCGCTCGAGTGAGAATGACTCGCAGGGCTGCGACATCCCCAAGTTCCTCAAACTGGGATGGTCCTTCAAACAGCTGCCAAAG CTCCTGCCTATCATGTCTGACCTCGAGTATCTTCAGGACCAGCATCTACTGCTGTCCGTCAAGTCCTGCGATGGCTTTGAGTCCTACG GCGAATGCTGCGTGGCGCTGCGGTCTTTAATGGGTGCGTCGGAGCAGTTTGACGCATTTCTGtgccacagaggagaggagatgggttCCATCAGAGGACGGGTCAGGCTCCACGTGCCCAAGGACAGACGCGCAGTGAGGGAAAAGGTCTACG aaTTGTTCTGTTCTGAGAAAGATCGTGGGAGGGGCCACATTTCTCCCACTTCCACCAGGCTGCCAATGAACAG GGCCTCGCCAGCTCCCCCCAAGCTACCTCCCAGCAACTACACCAATCCCGCCTACTTCATCGTGGAAGGGGTTTCAGTGGGGCGCAGGGCGGACGATGCTCCTCCCGTTCAACGCAAACACCCTCAGGTGGTCTGGTCTGGAAAAGAGGCCCTCCAGCTCCCAAAAATCTCAGGACACCACGGACGAGTCTGTCGGAGGTCGGACTTCACGGAGATCGAGATCCCAGACGTTTCGATCCAGTCTCCTCCGACCAATGACCTTCATTCCCCCCACGCCAACTCCTCCTATCAGCTTTTCCCAACCCAGTCCCCATCCCCCACACCTCCGCCAGCGCGGTATCGTGAGCGAACCTCACAGCCCAGAGACCAACCTAAAGATAGAAAAGCCGCCCAAGACTCCATGCTGCCggagaagaacaggaagaactTGTACATCAACCACTCGGCAATCATCAGAGATGAAACCGGGCGGGACCAGCATGAGCCTGCAGAAAGGCCCAACGCTCTTCCCACAGCAAAGGCGCCTTTGCCTTTCCCCTACGCTCCCACGCAGGTGGCACAACGTCAGGAGTTTGTTCCCTGGGTGGTGGGACAGAAACCTCCTGGGCCTACGGGAGACAACTCTCTCACCGCTCTGCAAATCGCCAAGTCCCTCAGCGAGGTTGACTTCTTCCCTGCAGAGCTGAGAGGCCCGTCCACCCCCAGCCAGAGGTCGGGTTACGGAAACGGCCCCTCtgtgcagggaggaagaggctACAGCTGGGAGAAAGAG TGGTTTCCCTGA
- the inppl1b gene encoding inositol polyphosphate phosphatase-like 1b isoform X4, with protein sequence MATAAWYHRDISRVHAEELLARAGKDGSYLVRDSESVPGAYALCLLFQRHVHTYRVLPDADGLLAVQTTQGVQVNCFRTLEDLVFGYQHPHKGLVSPLLYGVPRDTDIGDESSDDEKPPPAPSSGNMASVPAAPAKPPAHTLFLDGFQELNTCSSSNEVVALLKDYVVNTLPLDIENVHKGAATLHHLRSTLGAACQGLHGEIDLTLSSLETLAKVFDHPSCSLTHNKGQGPEMEMDSFLCKISALVSLLSSLEKRVLKALQDAVANHNLAVQQNAPPPEPTPPNTAPTKTPARLSPVNSFQVKMLRYGRQTASVDVDAGVLLFDRKAGSFGVERISHERILQIVKLQSKIRMVIDSHHNTPREMTFESARKRDAFCHLLQLMKMRHSQQSEPDVISVFVGTWNMGGSPPPRALQTWMTCCGLGHTPDEATALLPHDIYAVGTQENPQGEKEWTEHIKATLRSYTRIEFKQVAVQSLWNMRLAVFVKPEHEARISHVHTACVRTGLGNTLGNKGAVGVSFLFNGTSFGFVNCRLSSGSEKILRRNQNFLDILRLLCLGEKNSTFDISLRFTHLFWCGDLNYRLNLDVQDILKHVSKRAFDELMCADQLTRERHKRKAFLNFNEEKITFPPTYRYERGSRDCYLWQKYKTSGVRVNVPSWCDRILWKSYPETHITCTAYGCTDDIFTSDHSPVFATFDVGVVSPFRAKTDVNRSVERAWIELEGIEAIVKTASKAKFFIEFHSSCLEETRRSSENDSQGCDIPKFLKLGWSFKQLPKLLPIMSDLEYLQDQHLLLSVKSCDGFESYGECCVALRSLMGASEQFDAFLCHRGEEMGSIRGRVRLHVPKDRRAVREKVYAAS encoded by the exons ATGGCTACGGCTGCGTGGTATCATCGCGACATCAGCCGCGTCCATGCGGAGGAGCTGTTAGCGCGGGCAGGGAAAGATGGCAGCTACCTGGTGAGAGACAGTGAGTCGGTGCCTGGAGCCTATGCACTCTGCCTATT GTTTCAACGTCACGTTCACACCTATCGAGTTCTTCCCGATGCAGACGGCCTTCTGGCGGTTCAG ACAACACAGGGCGTGCAGGTGAACTGTTTCCGCACACTAGAGGACTTGGTTTTCGGATACCAGCATCCCCATAAAGGGTTGGTCAGCCCGTTGCTCTATGGTGTTCCCCGGGATACAGACATCGGGGATGAGAGCTCAG ATGATGAGAAaccacctcctgctccctcctcagGCAACATGGCCTCagtcccagcagcaccagcaaaaCCACCTGCACATACCCTTTTTCTGGACGGGTTTCAAGAGCTGAACACATGCAG CTCCAGTAATGAGGTGGTCGCCCTTCTGAAAGATTATGTCGTCAATACACTGCCTCTTGACATTGAGAACGTGCATAAAGGCGCAGCGACATTGCACCACCTCAGAAGCACTCTGGGCGCTGCCTGCCAAGGCCTGCATGG TGAGATCGACCTGACGCTGTCAAGCCTGGAAACCCTGGCCAAGGTCTTTGACCACCCGAGCTGCTCTTTAACACACAACAAAGGACAG GGTCCAGAGATGGAAATGGACAGCTTCTTGTGTAAGATTTCAGCTTTGGTCAGCCTCCTTTCATCACTGGAGAAAAGG GTACTGAAGGCCTTACAAGATGCGGTGGCCAATCACAACCTGGCAGTGCAGCAGaacgccccccctcctgaaccGACACCCCCAAATACAGCCCCCACAAAGACCCCTGCCAGACTGTCACCGGTAAATTCCTTTCAG GTGAAGATGCTGAGGTACGGCAGACAGACCGCCTCTGTGGACGTGGACGCGGGCGTGCTGCTTTTTGACAGGAAGGCCGGGTCTTTTGGGGTGGAGAGGATCTCGCATGAGAGGA TCCTTCAGATTGTCAAGCTCCAAAGCAAGATACGCATGGTCATCGACAGCCATCACAACACGCCACGGGAGATGACGTTCGAGAGCGCACGG AAACGTGACGCCTTctgtcacctcctccagctgatgaaAATGAGACACTCCCAGCAGAGCGAGCCTGATGTgatctctgtgtttgttggcACCTGGAACATGG GGGGATCACCCCCTCCACGGGCGCTGCAGACCTGGATGACGTGCTGTGGTTTGGGACACACTCCTGATGAGGCCACTGCTCTGCTCCCACATGACATCTATGCTGTAGGGACGCAGGAGAACCCTCAAGGGGAGAAGGAGTGGACCGAGCACATCAAGGCCACCCTCCGCAGCTATACGCGAATTGAATTTAAACAA GTGGCAGTGCAGTCCCTCTGGAATATGCGCCTGGCGGTGTTTGTGAAGCCCGAACATGAGGCCCGCATCAGTCATGTGCACACAGCCTGTGTGAGGACGGGCCTCGGGAATACTTTGG GAAACAAGGGAGCTGTCGGTGTCTCCTTTCTCTTCAACGGAACCTCTTTTGGATTTGTTAACTGCCGCCTGTCCTCTGGAAGTGAGAAAATCTTgag GAGGAATCAGAACTTTTTGGACATCCTCCGACTGCTCTGCCTGGGTGAGAAAAACAGCACCTTTGACATCAGCCTGCGCTTCACCCACCTCTTTTGGTGTGGAGATCTCAACTACAGACTCAATTTGGACGTACAG GACATCTTGAAACATGTTTCGAAGAGAGCTTTTGATGAGCTCATGTGTGCAGATCAGCTGACCCGTGAGCGACACAAGAGGAAGGCCTTCCTCAATTTCA ACGAAGAGAAGATCACTTTCCCACCCACCTACCGGTATGAGCGGGGGTCTAGGGACTGCTATCTGTGGCAGAAATACAAGACTTCTGGA GTGCGAGTGAACGTTCCATCGTGGTGTGATAGGATTTTGTGGAAGTCCTACCCAGAGACACACATCACCTGCACGGCGTACG GTTGCACTGACGACATCTTCACAAGTGACCATTCGCCCGTCTTTGCCACGTTTGACGTCGGAGTGGTGTCACCGTTCCGCGCCAAAACAG ATGTGAATCGAAGCGTAGAGAGGGCCTGGATCGAACTTGAAGGAATCGAAGCCATTGTGAAGACAGCAAGCAAGGCAAAATTCTTCATTGAATTCCATTCATCTTGTCTGGAAG AGACGCGGCGCTCGAGTGAGAATGACTCGCAGGGCTGCGACATCCCCAAGTTCCTCAAACTGGGATGGTCCTTCAAACAGCTGCCAAAG CTCCTGCCTATCATGTCTGACCTCGAGTATCTTCAGGACCAGCATCTACTGCTGTCCGTCAAGTCCTGCGATGGCTTTGAGTCCTACG GCGAATGCTGCGTGGCGCTGCGGTCTTTAATGGGTGCGTCGGAGCAGTTTGACGCATTTCTGtgccacagaggagaggagatgggttCCATCAGAGGACGGGTCAGGCTCCACGTGCCCAAGGACAGACGCGCAGTGAGGGAAAAGGTCTACG CTGCTTCCTGA